A DNA window from Vigna unguiculata cultivar IT97K-499-35 chromosome 10, ASM411807v1, whole genome shotgun sequence contains the following coding sequences:
- the LOC114166207 gene encoding cyclin-U2-1-like, which translates to MASSSASSSCSLAISPRKLRYDLYSYSYKEDSNTPLVINVLASLIERSMARTQRIVKNCSSALSKAISTNIFDCREIPDMTIQSYLERIFRYTRAGPSVYVVAYVYIDRFCQNNSGFRINARNVHRLLITTIMVASKYVEDMNFRNSYFARVGGLTTDELNELEVEFLFMMGFKLHVNVSVFESYCCHLEREVSIGGGYHIEKTLRCAEEIKARNTEERGYTQITRVML; encoded by the exons ATGGCCTCTTCTTCTGCATCTTCTTCTTGTTCTCTTGCAATATCCCCAAGGAAGCTGCGCTATGATCTGTATTCTTATTCATACAAAGAAGATTCCAACACCCCATTGGTGATAAATGTGCTGGCTTCACTCATTGAGAGAAGCATGGCTAGGACACAGAGGATTGTGAAGAACTGTTCAAGTGCTTTGTCCAAAGCCATCAGCACAAACATCTTTGATTGCAGAGAGATTCCTGATATGACCATTCAATCTTATCTAGAGAGAATTTTCAGGTACACTAGAGCAGGACCATCAGTGTATGTTGTTGCCTATGTCTACATTGACCGCTTCTGTCAAAACAATTCAGGGTTTAGAATCAATGCCAGAAATGTTCACAGACTTCTCATAACAACTATCATGGTGGCTTCTAAGTATGTGGAAGATAT GAATTTCAGAAATTCATACTTTGCAAGAGTTGGAGGGTTGACAACAGATGAATTGAATGAATTGGAGGTTGAATTTCTTTTCATGATGGGTTTCAAATTGCATGTGAATGTGAGTGTTTTTGAGAGCTATTGCTGCCATTTGGAGAGGGAAGTGAGCATTGGAGGAGGTTACCACATTGAGAAAACTCTAAGGTGTGCTGAAGAGATCAAAGCAAGGAATACAGAAGAAAGGGGTTACACACAAATCACACGTGTGATGTTGTAG